From the Planktothricoides raciborskii GIHE-MW2 genome, the window TAGCATTATGAGCAAGGGAACACTTTTCGACAAAGTTTGGGATCTACATACCGTTGGCACATTGCCCTCTGGACAAACTCAACTATTAATTGGCTTACACCTGATCCACGAAGTCACCAGCCCGCAAGCCTTTGCCATGTTGCGGGAACGGGGACTCAAAGTGATGTTTCCAGAGCGAACCGTTGCCACTGTAGACCATATTGTACCCACAGAAAACCAGGCCCGTCCTTTTGCCGATACCTTGGCAGAAGAGATGATGCAGGCATTAGAAAAAAGCGCCCAAGAACATGGGATCACTTTTTATAATGTCGGTTCTGGTCATCAAGGAATTGTCCATGTGATCGCCCCGGAACAGGGCAGAACCCAACCGGGGATGACGATCGCCTGTGGAGATAGTCACACTTCCACCCACGGGGCTTTTGGCGCGATCGCCTTTGGCATTGGCACCAGCCAAGTGCGGGATGTCCTCGCCTCCCAAACCCTAGCCTTAGATAAACTCAAAGTGCGGAAAATCGAAGTTAACGGCAACTTGCGACCGGGAGTTTATGCCAAAGATGTCATCCTGCACATTATCCGCAAACTCGGAGTAAAAGGCGGAGTCGGATACGCTTATGAATACGCGGGCAGCACATTTGAGCAAATGTCGATGGAAGAACGGATGACCGTTTGCAATATGTCCATCGAAGGGGGTGCTCGCTGTGGCTACATCAACCCGGATCAAGTCACCTTTGACTATTTGCAAGGGCGACAATTTGCTCCCAAAGGGGCAGACTGGGATAAAGCCGTAGCCTGGTGGCAGAGTATTCGCTCTGACGCCGATGCGGAATATGATGATGTAGTAGTCTTCAATGCTGAAGAAATTTCCCCCACCGTCACCTGGGGCATCACTCCCGGACAAGGCATAGGCGTTGATGAAACCAT encodes:
- the leuC gene encoding 3-isopropylmalate dehydratase large subunit, producing MSKGTLFDKVWDLHTVGTLPSGQTQLLIGLHLIHEVTSPQAFAMLRERGLKVMFPERTVATVDHIVPTENQARPFADTLAEEMMQALEKSAQEHGITFYNVGSGHQGIVHVIAPEQGRTQPGMTIACGDSHTSTHGAFGAIAFGIGTSQVRDVLASQTLALDKLKVRKIEVNGNLRPGVYAKDVILHIIRKLGVKGGVGYAYEYAGSTFEQMSMEERMTVCNMSIEGGARCGYINPDQVTFDYLQGRQFAPKGADWDKAVAWWQSIRSDADAEYDDVVVFNAEEISPTVTWGITPGQGIGVDETIPTPDSLPEDERLVAQEAYEYMKLQPGQPIKGTPVDVCFIGSCTNGRISDLREAAKYAQGHKVAPGVKAFIVPGSEEVKQQAEAEGLDRIFEEAGFEWRNAGCSMCLAMNPDKLQGDQLSASSSNRNFKGRQGSSSGRTLLMSPAMVVAAAVNGKVSDVRELLN